ACTCTTAAAAAAGCATCAATTACAGCATGCACTCGAATATTGCACTCGATGCTGAATTTCCTACTTATGTTGTTCTGAAATATAATATATGTTGCATGAGATATGATCAGTATTCAATCCAAAGACTTGAAACTATCTGTTGTCCTACTTATGTTGTTCTGAAATATAATATATGTTGCATGAGATATGATCAGTATTCAATCCAAGGATTTGAAACCATCTGTTAACAAGCTTGAAATGAGCATGTGTGTGCATGGGCACATGTGTGTGTTAAGAGAGGGGCAGTTAATACTTACAAGAAATATTACAAGAAAGACTATGAATGATTACAATTCTAAAAGAAATCCTTACCTCATCCCTGTCGAAGTTGTCACCGCTGTGAGGGTCAAAAAGTACATCACCAGTTGCCAGCTCAAAACAAATGCAAGCAAAGGACCACATATCTGCAGATGTAGAATATTTGGATCCAAGGATCACCTCTGGACAACGGTACTGCCTAGTTTGAATGTCATTCGTAAACTGTTTGTACGTCCAGCATGCATTCCCAAAGTCCACCAACTTGCACTTCAGGTCAACTGAGGCCAACAAGTTCTGCCTGTTGGAACGGCTCCCCCTCTTAGTACCCTGATTTCCCAATCCAGTGCCCCTTGTTCGATCAACATCGGATAATCTATTTGCATTTTCTGAACTAGTAGGCTGCTCCTCAGTAGAACCCTCATTTAATTTTGCATTAGCTGACAACTCTTCCGCAGCAGATGTTTCAGGATCTGCATCCGCTTCCTTCTCCACACACCCCTGAGCTGCTCGCTTAGCCTTTCTTCGAATCTTTTTCTTCTGATTCCTAGACAAGTCTCCATTTAATCTTGCAATCCCAGACTCCAATGCAGACTTATCCTTACTATTCGGAAGAATAAGAGGAGCACCAGATTTTCTAGGATCCTTCGATGGGTCAATCATTGTTAATAGCAATATGTTCTCTGGCTTCAGATCAGTGTGAATGATAGAAAGCTGTCTGTGTAAGTAATCCAAACCCACTAAGACATTGAAACATATCTCCTTAACCTTGTGAATAGGCAGTCCCCGGTAATCAGAATATTTGATGAAGGTCAAAAGATTATCCCCCAGGTACTCGAAAACCATACAAACATGCTGACCATTCGGACCCGAATGtttaaaatgatccaaaagcTTTACAACGCATTTTTTATCATCAGGGTCTCCATCTGCAATCTGCTGCAAGATGGTTATCTCATCCATGGCTGCCTCGGTGTAGTGCTGAGCACTTTTTTGTACCTTGAGAGCTACATATCGCTGCAATTTTTATGGCCAAGTAAAAAACATCATCAGAGACCcgataaagaaaaattattataaaagatCCACAAAAGCTTAGAAGggtaatcaaaataaaaaattgtttacgCAGTTTTTACAAACGGGAAAACAAAATGGTGAGAAGTGATTCATATAGCTGACTACTCCCAACAACAAGTTTAAACACTATCAATTCAATTCAGGAGGTCGAATTAAAGAATATTGAGACTTAAACGATCTGATGTTGTTGGCTAAAAATCCATGCCTCCGTCTTTATTAAACACACGCAATATAAAACCAGATCCATAAAAAAAGCAATCGTCGCTGAATTTCTAAACTGATAAAAAGGTAAAGAAGAGAGTACGGAAATTTGAGTGTCCCAAGCGAGCCAGACGGTGGAGAAATGACCCCAACCAAGCTTACTCTGAACGACATATCGTCCGTTCTTGAAACTGTCTCCGATTCGAACAGCATGGTAGCCGCCGCGCCTGTAATCTTCGGTCCCTTCGTCTTCCGACGTGTAGTCTCCGCTATCACTGCTGCTGCTCCGATCCTCCTCTTCTACTTTcacttgctgctgctgctgccgccGCTGCTCATCCATTTTTAGATTAGAGGTTAGAAGGGTAAGCAAATGGATCTGCCTTCCTACTCTTTTCCGTAGGATTCGGGTTCGGATCCAGTTTCGATaaagttctttcttttttctttttattttctataaaaataatttggttgTTTTAGTGATAGTGAGGTGCCGTCGTCAGTTTGGAAATGATGAAGAGTCAGCTTTAAACGTTTCCATTCCACAAATgatttccttttatttgtttgttactTCAACTGCTATttctactctctcttttttatttcttcttctccaccgttttttaactgttcttttttaaattaaaatatttttttattttatcccccCAAAACAACTATGTATctgtttgaatttaaattttatatttaaaattaatttttttatatttttaaattattttaatataatgtttttaaaaataatttttaaa
The Populus nigra chromosome 3, ddPopNigr1.1, whole genome shotgun sequence genome window above contains:
- the LOC133689266 gene encoding uncharacterized protein LOC133689266 isoform X2 — its product is MLFESETVSRTDDMSFRRYVALKVQKSAQHYTEAAMDEITILQQIADGDPDDKKCVVKLLDHFKHSGPNGQHVCMVFEYLGDNLLTFIKYSDYRGLPIHKVKEICFNVLVGLDYLHRQLSIIHTDLKPENILLLTMIDPSKDPRKSGAPLILPNSKDKSALESGIARLNGDLSRNQKKKIRRKAKRAAQGCVEKEADADPETSAAEELSANAKLNEGSTEEQPTSSENANRLSDVDRTRGTGLGNQGTKRGSRSNRQNLLASVDLKCKLVDFGNACWTYKQFTNDIQTRQYRCPEVILGSKYSTSADMWSFACICFELATGDVLFDPHSGDNFDRDEDHLALMMELLGMMPRKIALGGRYSRDFFNRYGDLRHIRRLRFWPLNKVLMEKYEFSEKDANEMTEFLIPILDFVPEKRPTAAQCLLHPWINAGRNVLEQSGQNQALESLNSEKKKREKDEREAMEIGLGNIAINVESKGVKDPTSSSVKLSQATTSSSSR
- the LOC133689266 gene encoding uncharacterized protein LOC133689266 isoform X1, producing MDEQRRQQQQQVKVEEEDRSSSSDSGDYTSEDEGTEDYRRGGYHAVRIGDSFKNGRYVVQSKLGWGHFSTVWLAWDTQISRYVALKVQKSAQHYTEAAMDEITILQQIADGDPDDKKCVVKLLDHFKHSGPNGQHVCMVFEYLGDNLLTFIKYSDYRGLPIHKVKEICFNVLVGLDYLHRQLSIIHTDLKPENILLLTMIDPSKDPRKSGAPLILPNSKDKSALESGIARLNGDLSRNQKKKIRRKAKRAAQGCVEKEADADPETSAAEELSANAKLNEGSTEEQPTSSENANRLSDVDRTRGTGLGNQGTKRGSRSNRQNLLASVDLKCKLVDFGNACWTYKQFTNDIQTRQYRCPEVILGSKYSTSADMWSFACICFELATGDVLFDPHSGDNFDRDEDHLALMMELLGMMPRKIALGGRYSRDFFNRYGDLRHIRRLRFWPLNKVLMEKYEFSEKDANEMTEFLIPILDFVPEKRPTAAQCLLHPWINAGRNVLEQSGQNQALESLNSEKKKREKDEREAMEIGLGNIAINVESKGVKDPTSSSVKLSQATTSSSSR